The Agromyces mangrovi genome contains a region encoding:
- a CDS encoding MFS transporter: MPAAQLGRATAITAAGGSVAGVLGVPLGNLLGQAFGWRAAFGALAVVAGVVVVLIVLLLPPVSPTPAPQRSARATRTDAAAQSALPGILLVCLIILFVVIGQTTYGTYSVVWLTDVASLEPTAIPLFLFGTGLAAFVSVTLIGRPADRFPNTTVVAGVALVVVLNVALPLAAGWGLVPLIVVALGQAMAFAIVPPLLQIRIMRLTPPRQRSSAAALQTTAFNIAIGGGAVVGAVVVGAWGLAALPWAAALTVAVGLCVLCLSTLGSPRGRTPGSRRPQTGRESLNRAGSDRPRFRRGPAAIVRATRSGCGTFQAGALREGRPGRTCRRPSDLLRGPCPSLRGRRPALRSRHRRTNTGQVRSAERVG, encoded by the coding sequence GTGCCGGCGGCGCAGTTGGGCCGGGCGACGGCGATCACCGCCGCCGGCGGCTCGGTCGCCGGAGTGCTGGGCGTGCCCCTCGGCAACCTGCTCGGGCAGGCGTTCGGCTGGCGGGCGGCATTCGGCGCGCTCGCCGTCGTGGCCGGTGTGGTCGTGGTGCTCATCGTGCTGCTCCTGCCGCCCGTCTCGCCGACCCCCGCTCCGCAGAGGAGTGCGAGGGCCACCCGAACGGACGCTGCAGCGCAGTCGGCGCTGCCCGGCATCCTGCTCGTGTGCCTGATCATCCTCTTCGTCGTGATCGGCCAGACGACGTACGGGACCTACTCGGTGGTGTGGCTCACCGACGTCGCCTCCCTCGAGCCCACAGCCATCCCTCTCTTCCTCTTCGGCACCGGGCTCGCCGCCTTCGTCAGCGTGACGTTGATCGGCCGCCCGGCGGATCGCTTCCCGAACACCACGGTCGTCGCCGGGGTGGCACTGGTCGTGGTGCTCAACGTCGCGCTCCCGCTCGCGGCGGGGTGGGGGCTGGTTCCGCTGATCGTCGTCGCGCTGGGGCAGGCCATGGCCTTCGCGATCGTGCCGCCGCTCCTCCAGATCCGCATCATGCGCCTGACACCGCCCCGCCAGCGATCCTCCGCCGCCGCGCTGCAGACCACGGCCTTCAACATCGCGATCGGCGGGGGCGCCGTCGTCGGAGCGGTCGTCGTGGGCGCCTGGGGGCTCGCCGCGCTGCCGTGGGCGGCCGCACTGACCGTCGCCGTGGGTCTGTGCGTGCTGTGCCTCTCGACCCTGGGCTCGCCGCGCGGCCGAACTCCGGGGAGCAGGCGGCCGCAGACGGGCCGTGAGTCGCTGAACCGAGCGGGATCGGACCGACCTCGCTTTCGACGCGGTCCGGCCGCCATCGTTCGCGCCACCAGATCCGGGTGCGGGACGTTCCAGGCTGGAGCCCTGCGAGAGGGCCGGCCGGGTAGGACTTGCCGGCGACCTTCGGATCTCCTACGAGGTCCGTGTCCATCACTGCGGGGGCGCCGACCGGCTCTTCGAAGCCGGCATCGACGAACGAACACGGGGCAGGTCCGTTCCGCCGAACGCGTGGGCTGA
- a CDS encoding MDR family MFS transporter, translating into MTTTTDAPFLLTQRRIWIIFGALIAGMFLSSLDQTIVSTAMPTIVGELGGVEHQVWITTAYLLATTIVMPIYGKFGDVLGRRNLFLVAIALFTVASAACAFAGDFWSFVVFRAMQGLGAGGLMILSQAIIADIVPANQRGKYLGPLGAIFGISAVAGPLLGGFFVDHLTWQWAFYINIPIGIAAFVIALVALKLPAKKATAPIDILGVLFLSAATTCLIFFTEFGGDGDHGWDSLATWAWGLGMLLAIGAFILTEARAADPIIPLGLFRNPIFVNATAIGMSLGIAMFAAIAFIPTFLQMSTGTSAAVSGLLLLPMMAGLMGTSIASGLLITKTGRYRLYPILGTLVTGVALAAMTTLTAETPVWLICVFLFVFGAGLGLIMQVVVLVVQNAVPAAQIGTATSTNNYFREVGAALGTAVFGTIFTTRLTEGLTGVFTSAGASASDAANATATLDPQALDQVPEVVRDGIVNAYADALAPVFWYVLPFIAIAFVLSLFLKEIPLSDVAGLVARGEAIGGEEAERLEAEQRATRVSGRGAAADGSETDAPELASTATGGVETQD; encoded by the coding sequence ATGACCACGACCACCGACGCGCCCTTCCTGCTCACGCAGCGGCGCATCTGGATCATCTTCGGCGCCCTCATCGCCGGCATGTTCCTCTCGAGCCTCGACCAGACGATCGTCTCGACCGCGATGCCGACCATCGTGGGCGAGCTCGGCGGCGTCGAGCACCAGGTCTGGATCACGACCGCGTACCTGCTCGCGACCACGATCGTCATGCCGATCTACGGCAAGTTCGGCGACGTGCTCGGTCGGCGGAACCTCTTCCTCGTCGCGATCGCGCTGTTCACCGTGGCATCCGCCGCCTGTGCCTTCGCGGGCGACTTCTGGAGCTTCGTCGTGTTCCGCGCCATGCAGGGCCTCGGCGCGGGCGGGCTCATGATCCTCTCGCAGGCGATCATCGCCGACATCGTGCCCGCCAACCAGCGCGGCAAGTACCTCGGCCCGCTCGGCGCGATCTTCGGCATCTCGGCCGTCGCAGGCCCGCTGCTCGGCGGCTTCTTCGTCGACCACCTCACCTGGCAGTGGGCGTTCTACATCAACATCCCGATCGGCATCGCGGCGTTCGTCATCGCGCTCGTCGCGCTGAAGCTCCCCGCTAAGAAGGCGACCGCGCCGATCGACATCCTCGGCGTGCTGTTCCTGTCGGCCGCGACGACCTGCCTCATCTTCTTCACCGAGTTCGGCGGCGACGGCGACCACGGCTGGGACTCGCTCGCCACGTGGGCCTGGGGTCTCGGGATGCTGCTGGCCATCGGCGCGTTCATCCTCACCGAGGCGCGTGCGGCCGATCCGATCATCCCGCTCGGCCTGTTCCGCAACCCGATCTTCGTGAACGCCACCGCGATCGGCATGTCGCTCGGCATCGCGATGTTCGCGGCGATCGCGTTCATCCCGACGTTCCTGCAGATGTCGACCGGCACCTCGGCCGCGGTCTCGGGCCTGCTGCTCCTGCCGATGATGGCGGGCCTCATGGGCACGTCGATCGCGTCGGGCCTGCTCATCACGAAGACCGGCAGGTACCGCCTCTACCCGATCCTCGGCACGCTCGTCACGGGCGTCGCGCTCGCGGCGATGACCACGCTCACCGCCGAGACCCCGGTCTGGCTGATCTGCGTGTTCCTGTTCGTGTTCGGCGCCGGGCTCGGCCTCATCATGCAGGTCGTCGTGCTCGTGGTGCAGAACGCGGTGCCCGCCGCGCAGATCGGCACCGCGACCAGCACCAACAACTACTTCCGCGAGGTCGGCGCGGCGCTCGGCACCGCGGTGTTCGGCACGATCTTCACCACGCGCCTCACCGAGGGCCTCACCGGGGTGTTCACGTCGGCCGGGGCATCCGCCTCCGACGCCGCGAACGCGACCGCGACCCTCGACCCGCAGGCCCTCGACCAGGTGCCCGAGGTCGTGCGCGACGGCATCGTGAACGCCTACGCCGACGCCCTCGCGCCCGTGTTCTGGTACGTGCTGCCGTTCATCGCGATCGCGTTCGTGCTGTCGCTGTTCCTCAAGGAGATCCCCCTGTCGGACGTGGCCGGCCTGGTCGCCCGCGGCGAGGCCATCGGAGGCGAGGAGGCCGAGCGCCTCGAGGCCGAGCAGCGCGCGACGCGCGTGTCCGGCCGCGGTGCGGCGGCCGACGGCAGCGAGACGGATGCCCCTGAGCTGGCGTCCACCGCGACCGGCGGCGTCGAGACGCAGGACTGA
- a CDS encoding TetR/AcrR family transcriptional regulator, whose amino-acid sequence MSQSAIATPQQRRMAETSRALRAEARRLTAARGLHGFTIEEVCSEAGVSRRTFFNYFASKEHAVVGVPVRTDDSDLVEAFLAGGPTGDLVDDLAELMVARWERMDTDRSEAHEIARAFEREPQLVTHVIDWTLQGQREDIELTERRTGVAPGDLRAAALVHVLEALMRPTITEYFFEESEADFRTLYRRRLAAARDALRP is encoded by the coding sequence GTGTCCCAGAGTGCAATCGCGACCCCGCAGCAGCGTCGCATGGCCGAGACCTCGCGCGCGCTGCGCGCCGAGGCCCGCCGGCTGACCGCGGCGCGCGGGCTCCACGGGTTCACCATCGAGGAGGTGTGCTCGGAGGCGGGCGTCTCGCGGCGCACCTTCTTCAACTACTTCGCCTCGAAGGAGCACGCCGTCGTCGGCGTGCCGGTGCGCACGGACGACTCGGATCTCGTCGAGGCGTTCCTGGCGGGCGGTCCGACGGGCGACCTGGTCGACGACCTCGCCGAGCTCATGGTCGCGCGTTGGGAGCGCATGGACACCGACCGCTCGGAGGCGCACGAGATCGCGCGGGCGTTCGAGCGCGAGCCGCAACTCGTCACGCACGTCATCGACTGGACCCTCCAGGGCCAGCGCGAGGACATCGAGCTCACCGAGCGTCGCACCGGGGTCGCACCGGGCGACCTGCGAGCCGCAGCCCTCGTCCACGTCCTGGAGGCGCTCATGCGCCCGACCATCACCGAGTACTTCTTCGAGGAGTCGGAGGCCGACTTCCGCACCCTCTACCGGCGCCGGCTCGCCGCCGCCCGCGACGCGCTGCGTCCCTGA
- a CDS encoding ThuA domain-containing protein, which translates to MAHRALVVRGGWDGHRPIEASDLFLPFLERSGYDVRIESSPAVYADAETMAETDLIVQCITMGEITHEEVSGLRDAVAAGTGFTGWHGGIADSFRASADYLQLVGGQFAAHPGRAPEPSGEPRDDANFLDHVIELTDLGRTHPVTQGLDDFAITTEQYWVLHDDLIDVLATTTHPVRPWHPWRRPLTSPAVWTRDWGAGRIVVTTPGHDPEVLDDPNVRTVIERGMLWATRTASAS; encoded by the coding sequence ATGGCGCATCGGGCACTGGTCGTGCGCGGCGGATGGGACGGACATCGGCCGATCGAGGCATCCGACCTGTTCCTGCCGTTCCTGGAGCGCTCCGGCTACGACGTGCGCATCGAATCGTCGCCCGCGGTCTACGCCGACGCCGAGACCATGGCCGAGACCGACCTGATCGTGCAGTGCATCACTATGGGCGAGATCACCCACGAGGAGGTGAGCGGCCTGCGCGACGCGGTCGCCGCCGGCACCGGGTTCACCGGCTGGCACGGCGGTATCGCCGACTCGTTCCGGGCATCGGCCGACTACCTCCAGCTCGTCGGCGGCCAGTTCGCGGCCCACCCCGGCCGCGCGCCCGAACCGTCGGGCGAGCCGCGCGACGACGCGAACTTCCTCGACCACGTGATCGAGCTGACCGACCTCGGCCGCACGCACCCCGTCACGCAGGGCCTCGATGACTTCGCGATCACGACCGAGCAGTACTGGGTGCTGCACGACGATCTCATCGACGTGCTCGCCACCACCACGCACCCGGTGCGGCCCTGGCATCCGTGGCGGCGCCCGCTCACCTCGCCCGCCGTCTGGACCCGCGACTGGGGCGCGGGGCGCATCGTCGTCACGACGCCCGGGCACGACCCGGAGGTGCTCGACGACCCCAACGTGCGCACCGTGATCGAGAGGGGGATGCTGTGGGCGACTCGCACCGCGTCGGCATCGTAG
- a CDS encoding Gfo/Idh/MocA family protein — MGDSHRVGIVGLGNISRAYLDTLARVPSVRITAVADLDRSRAEAVASALPEARAATVDELVASPDVDTVLNLTIPAAHADVALAAIAHDRDVYGEKPLAATLDEARAMTAAADASGVRLGCAPDTVLGTGTQTARAAIDGGRIGRPLAATAVMVTPGHERWHPNPDFYYRAGGGPLLDMGPYYVAALIHLLGPVRRVTGMSSRLRDERVITGGERAGERIRVEVATHVSGVLEHDGGALSTLTTSFDGTATTAAPIEVHGELGTLSVPDPNHFDGEVRLAPLDDAGTWHPLAPAAGYVDAARGVGLLDFLRADASRPARAGADVALHSLEVMTALLESAESGERAVLTTTVERPVPVPLVPAADWRR, encoded by the coding sequence GTGGGCGACTCGCACCGCGTCGGCATCGTAGGCCTGGGCAACATCTCGCGGGCGTACCTCGACACCCTCGCCCGGGTGCCGTCGGTGCGCATCACCGCGGTCGCCGACCTCGACCGCTCCCGCGCCGAGGCGGTCGCATCCGCCCTGCCCGAGGCCCGCGCCGCGACCGTCGACGAGCTCGTCGCGAGCCCCGACGTCGACACCGTGCTGAACCTCACCATCCCGGCCGCGCATGCCGACGTCGCACTCGCGGCGATCGCGCACGACCGCGACGTGTACGGCGAGAAGCCGCTCGCGGCCACGCTCGACGAGGCGCGTGCGATGACTGCGGCGGCGGATGCCTCGGGCGTGCGCCTCGGCTGCGCACCCGACACCGTGCTCGGCACGGGCACGCAGACCGCGCGGGCCGCGATCGACGGCGGACGCATCGGGCGTCCGCTCGCCGCGACGGCCGTGATGGTGACGCCCGGTCACGAGCGGTGGCATCCGAACCCCGACTTCTACTATCGGGCGGGCGGCGGACCGCTGCTCGACATGGGGCCGTACTACGTGGCCGCGCTCATCCACCTCCTCGGTCCGGTGCGGCGCGTCACCGGCATGTCGAGCCGATTGCGCGACGAGCGCGTGATCACCGGCGGCGAGCGCGCGGGCGAGCGCATCCGGGTCGAGGTCGCGACCCACGTGTCGGGCGTGCTCGAGCACGACGGCGGTGCGCTCTCGACGCTCACCACGAGCTTCGACGGCACCGCGACGACGGCCGCGCCCATCGAGGTGCACGGCGAGCTCGGCACCCTCTCGGTGCCCGACCCCAACCACTTCGACGGCGAGGTGCGTCTCGCGCCGCTGGACGACGCGGGCACGTGGCATCCGCTCGCCCCCGCCGCGGGCTACGTCGACGCGGCGCGCGGCGTCGGGCTGCTCGACTTCCTGCGGGCGGATGCCTCGCGGCCGGCCAGGGCCGGAGCCGACGTGGCGCTGCACAGCCTGGAGGTCATGACAGCCCTGCTCGAGTCGGCCGAGTCGGGGGAGCGGGCCGTGCTGACGACCACGGTCGAGCGACCGGTTCCCGTGCCGCTCGTGCCCGCCGCGGACTGGCGGCGCTGA
- a CDS encoding DNA glycosylase AlkZ-like family protein has protein sequence MAVPRDTETISRDEARRIAVRAQLLDEPRPTDLLDSVRHLTLLQADMTAAIAPAPDHMLWSRIDGYEPDDLITALEVERVLVELEGMIRPAGDLRLYLDRMRASPQGAKARDWLEDNAEFRGDVLALLADEAPLTAKEVPDTSVIDWPSSGWNANRNATMMLEILERRGEVAVSSRRGATRVWDLAERVHPAGIEALPEAEALAERNRRRLRSLGVMRVGAYGSPGEPLDVGDAGEDVRIEGIRGRWRVDPSARASLAEHPFAGRTVLLSPFDRLVQDRKRAEAIFGFEFALGIYTPAPKRRWGYFPLPILHGDRLVGKLDATADRAAGRFVVNAIHEDEPFDGALAAAVDAEIDALAEWLELERG, from the coding sequence ATGGCGGTGCCGCGCGATACGGAGACGATCAGTCGCGACGAGGCGCGCCGCATCGCGGTGCGCGCGCAGCTGCTCGACGAGCCGCGCCCGACCGATCTGCTCGACTCGGTGCGGCACCTGACGTTGCTGCAGGCAGACATGACGGCGGCGATCGCGCCCGCGCCCGACCACATGCTCTGGAGCCGCATCGACGGCTACGAGCCCGACGACCTCATCACCGCGCTCGAGGTGGAGCGCGTGCTGGTCGAGCTGGAGGGGATGATCCGTCCGGCCGGGGACCTGCGGCTGTACCTCGACCGCATGCGCGCGTCGCCGCAGGGCGCCAAGGCACGCGACTGGCTGGAGGACAACGCGGAGTTCCGCGGCGACGTGCTCGCGCTGCTCGCCGACGAGGCGCCCCTCACCGCGAAGGAGGTGCCCGACACGAGCGTGATCGACTGGCCGTCGTCGGGGTGGAACGCCAACCGCAACGCCACGATGATGCTCGAGATCCTGGAGCGGCGGGGCGAGGTGGCCGTCTCCTCGCGCCGCGGGGCGACGCGCGTGTGGGACCTCGCCGAGCGCGTGCACCCGGCCGGCATCGAGGCGCTGCCCGAGGCGGAGGCGCTCGCCGAGCGCAACCGGCGGCGCCTGCGCTCGCTCGGGGTCATGAGGGTCGGCGCGTACGGGTCGCCCGGCGAGCCGCTCGACGTGGGCGACGCGGGCGAGGACGTGCGCATCGAAGGCATCCGCGGGCGCTGGCGCGTCGACCCGTCGGCGCGCGCGTCGCTGGCGGAGCATCCGTTCGCCGGCCGCACCGTGCTGCTCTCGCCGTTCGACCGGCTCGTGCAGGACCGCAAGCGCGCCGAGGCGATCTTCGGCTTCGAGTTCGCGCTCGGCATCTACACGCCGGCGCCCAAGCGCCGGTGGGGGTACTTTCCGCTGCCGATCCTGCACGGCGACCGGTTGGTCGGGAAGCTCGACGCGACCGCCGACCGTGCCGCCGGGCGATTCGTCGTCAACGCGATCCACGAGGACGAGCCGTTCGATGGGGCTCTGGCCGCAGCGGTCGACGCCGAGATCGACGCGCTGGCCGAGTGGCTCGAGCTCGAGCGGGGCTGA
- a CDS encoding PhzF family phenazine biosynthesis protein → MTDVLRLAAFTSDPAGGNPAGVVLDASGLDDAAMLAIAAEVGYAETAFVTSARADDEGMRCGIRYFSPVAEVPFCGHATVATAVVLAERDGPGRLAFDTPVGEVAITTAPGPDGMEASFTSVEPAVEPFDGPLLAQLLGMLALTEADLDPALPPRIAFAGNRHPVIVVSDVAALDRVAFDPAAMRALMDAQGWQATVTVAHRRGDAEFEVRNVFPVGTIVEDPATGAAAAALGAFLRDAGAVAPPADLVLHQGRHVGRPSLLRVHVPERGGITVSGTAVTIPA, encoded by the coding sequence ATGACCGACGTGCTCCGCCTCGCCGCCTTCACGTCCGACCCCGCGGGCGGCAATCCCGCCGGCGTCGTGCTCGACGCGAGCGGGCTCGACGACGCGGCGATGCTCGCGATCGCGGCCGAGGTCGGGTACGCGGAGACGGCGTTCGTGACCTCGGCGCGCGCCGACGACGAGGGCATGCGCTGCGGCATCCGCTACTTCTCCCCAGTCGCCGAGGTGCCGTTCTGCGGGCATGCGACGGTGGCCACGGCCGTGGTGCTCGCCGAGCGCGACGGACCCGGACGGCTCGCGTTCGACACCCCCGTCGGCGAGGTGGCGATCACGACCGCGCCCGGGCCCGACGGCATGGAGGCGTCGTTCACGAGCGTCGAGCCGGCGGTCGAGCCGTTCGACGGCCCGCTGCTGGCGCAGCTGCTCGGCATGCTCGCCCTGACCGAGGCCGACCTCGACCCCGCGCTGCCGCCGCGCATCGCGTTCGCGGGCAACCGGCACCCGGTCATCGTGGTCTCCGACGTGGCGGCGCTGGACCGGGTCGCGTTCGACCCGGCGGCGATGCGCGCGCTCATGGACGCGCAGGGCTGGCAGGCGACGGTCACCGTGGCGCATCGCCGGGGCGACGCCGAGTTCGAGGTGCGCAACGTCTTCCCGGTCGGCACGATCGTCGAGGACCCGGCGACCGGTGCGGCCGCCGCGGCGCTCGGCGCGTTCCTGCGGGACGCCGGCGCGGTCGCCCCGCCCGCCGACCTCGTGCTCCACCAGGGGCGGCATGTGGGCCGGCCGAGCCTACTGCGCGTGCACGTGCCCGAGCGCGGGGGCATCACGGTGAGCGGCACGGCCGTGACGATCCCCGCCTGA
- a CDS encoding phosphodiesterase, translated as MTTRTAEHPRPDHFLLHISDTHLLAGGGSLYDRVPSERHLRQLFDEFEASGARPEAIVFTGDLADRGEPDAYARLRRIVEPAAERVGAQVIWVMGNHDERRAFRRGLFDEVGSERPVDRVTDVNGLRVITLDSTVPGHHHGEVTGEQLDWLAEELSTDAPHGTILAMHHPPVPSVLDLAVSVELRDQAALAEVVEGSDIRSIIAGHLHYSSTAMFAGVPVSVASATCYTQDLNVPVGGTRGRDGARAFNLVHVYPSTVLHSVVPLGEFPALDWIDAEESAARLAGDGIEIADAATPPAPVEPPLTLPVTVLS; from the coding sequence GTGACCACGCGCACGGCCGAACACCCCCGGCCGGATCACTTCCTGCTCCACATCTCCGACACCCACCTGCTCGCGGGCGGCGGCAGCCTCTACGACCGCGTGCCCAGCGAACGGCACCTGCGTCAGCTGTTCGACGAGTTCGAGGCATCCGGTGCCCGCCCCGAGGCCATCGTCTTCACCGGCGACCTCGCCGACCGCGGCGAACCCGACGCCTACGCCCGCCTCCGCCGCATCGTCGAGCCCGCGGCCGAGCGCGTCGGCGCCCAGGTGATCTGGGTCATGGGCAACCACGACGAGCGCCGCGCGTTCCGCCGGGGCCTGTTCGACGAGGTCGGCAGCGAGCGACCCGTCGACCGGGTCACCGACGTGAACGGCCTGCGGGTCATCACCCTCGACTCGACCGTGCCGGGCCACCACCACGGCGAGGTGACGGGCGAGCAGCTCGACTGGCTCGCAGAAGAGCTGTCGACGGATGCCCCGCACGGCACGATCCTCGCCATGCACCACCCGCCCGTGCCGAGCGTGCTCGACCTCGCCGTGAGCGTCGAGCTGCGCGACCAGGCGGCGCTCGCCGAGGTCGTCGAGGGCAGCGACATCCGCTCGATCATCGCCGGGCACCTGCACTACTCGTCGACGGCGATGTTCGCGGGTGTGCCCGTCTCCGTGGCATCCGCCACCTGCTACACGCAGGACCTCAACGTGCCCGTCGGCGGCACGCGCGGCCGCGACGGCGCCCGGGCGTTCAACCTCGTGCACGTCTACCCGAGCACCGTGCTGCACTCGGTCGTGCCGCTCGGCGAGTTCCCGGCGCTCGACTGGATCGACGCCGAGGAGTCGGCTGCGCGCCTCGCGGGCGACGGCATCGAGATCGCCGATGCGGCGACCCCGCCGGCGCCCGTCGAGCCGCCGCTCACGCTGCCGGTCACCGTGCTGTCGTAG
- a CDS encoding stealth family protein, whose protein sequence is MDAPELVLIRSGNRRPRFERDDIVMRKGLYALRNGHLTPHESMVEDLLAIGSALDAASIPFLLVRGDDDRMIVAVDRARRREVAAALADAFWDEPFYSQAIEPRKVADVEPVLLADGHLSGHRKASAMRLYRPRIEPIGRLRYGAETAVQLELWRFGDDQITAPLENALMRRTLPRAEAVQDTVHRFGRDWPTLEHMFSPLASDVHFEIDMVFSWVDGSSDEFQRERAKRMQQYVVGAGDDSEARFRQIDELKYALRSVYLYAPWVRHIYIATDSGAPSWLAEHPRVTIVPSEAMFPDPSVLPTHNSHAVESLLHHIPGISEHFLYSNDDMFFGRPLRPDVFFSPGGVTKFVEATTRIGLGESDPSRSGFENAARVNRRLLRERFGKVTTRHLEHCAAPLRKSVLAELEAEFPDDFRRTAASRFRSATDISVTNSLYHYYALMTGRAVTQTDVTVKYVETTLRTALPAMRRLLKRRDHDMFCLNDGSFPEISVEQRTAAVIEFLERYFPIPAPWEKEVAEAGRADAPVAGARTAIR, encoded by the coding sequence GTGGATGCCCCCGAGCTGGTGCTCATCCGATCGGGCAATCGCCGCCCGCGCTTCGAGCGCGACGACATCGTGATGCGCAAGGGCCTGTACGCACTGCGCAACGGGCACCTCACCCCGCACGAGTCGATGGTCGAGGACCTGCTCGCGATCGGGTCGGCGCTCGACGCCGCATCCATCCCGTTCCTGCTGGTGCGCGGCGACGACGACCGCATGATCGTCGCCGTCGACCGGGCCCGCCGCCGCGAGGTCGCCGCGGCTCTCGCGGACGCGTTCTGGGACGAGCCGTTCTACTCGCAGGCGATCGAGCCGCGCAAGGTCGCCGACGTCGAGCCCGTGCTGCTCGCCGACGGGCACCTCTCTGGCCACCGCAAGGCCAGCGCGATGCGCCTCTACCGGCCGCGCATCGAGCCGATCGGCCGCCTGCGCTACGGCGCCGAGACCGCCGTGCAGCTCGAGCTCTGGCGCTTCGGCGACGACCAGATCACCGCGCCGCTCGAGAACGCGCTGATGCGCCGCACGCTGCCGCGCGCCGAAGCGGTGCAGGACACGGTGCACCGGTTCGGCCGCGACTGGCCGACGCTCGAGCACATGTTCTCGCCGCTGGCGAGCGACGTGCACTTCGAGATCGACATGGTCTTCTCCTGGGTCGACGGGTCGAGCGACGAGTTCCAGCGCGAGCGCGCGAAGCGCATGCAGCAGTACGTGGTCGGCGCGGGCGACGACTCGGAGGCCCGCTTCCGGCAGATCGACGAGCTGAAGTACGCGCTGCGGTCGGTGTACCTCTACGCGCCGTGGGTGCGGCACATCTACATCGCCACCGACTCCGGGGCGCCGAGCTGGCTCGCCGAGCACCCGCGCGTGACGATCGTGCCGAGCGAGGCGATGTTCCCCGACCCGTCAGTGCTGCCCACGCACAACTCGCACGCGGTCGAGAGCCTGCTGCACCACATCCCCGGCATCAGCGAGCACTTCCTGTATTCCAACGACGACATGTTCTTCGGCAGGCCCCTCCGGCCCGACGTGTTCTTCTCCCCCGGCGGCGTCACGAAGTTCGTCGAGGCGACCACGCGCATCGGGCTCGGCGAGTCCGACCCGAGCCGCAGCGGGTTCGAGAACGCGGCCCGGGTGAACCGTCGCCTGCTGCGCGAGCGGTTCGGCAAGGTCACGACCCGCCACCTCGAGCACTGCGCCGCGCCGCTGCGGAAGAGCGTGCTCGCCGAGCTCGAGGCGGAGTTCCCCGACGACTTCCGCCGCACCGCCGCGAGCCGGTTCCGCTCGGCGACCGACATCTCGGTCACCAACTCGCTGTACCACTACTACGCGCTCATGACCGGGCGGGCGGTGACGCAGACCGACGTGACGGTCAAGTACGTCGAGACGACGCTGCGCACGGCGCTGCCCGCGATGCGCCGGCTGCTGAAGCGCCGCGACCACGACATGTTCTGCCTGAACGACGGCAGCTTCCCCGAGATCTCGGTCGAGCAGCGCACGGCCGCCGTGATCGAGTTCCTCGAGCGGTACTTCCCGATTCCCGCGCCGTGGGAGAAGGAGGTCGCCGAGGCCGGGCGAGCGGATGCCCCTGTCGCCGGAGCGCGCACGGCGATACGCTGA
- a CDS encoding FBP domain-containing protein, translating into MRPLTDAEIRDSLVNAVDDEAEQLELPLDYPLTEWSAIEFLGWRDPRFRQRAYLVTVREDRPVGIVLRAATTTMSRRHSAICNLCHTMQPADQISLFSALRAGDAGRQGNSIGTYICADLSCSGNVRLGAPLAPHEVRAPGQMERRIADTLRRTEAFVDEVLGAAAAER; encoded by the coding sequence TTGCGACCACTGACCGACGCCGAGATCCGCGACTCGCTCGTGAACGCCGTCGACGACGAGGCGGAGCAGCTGGAGCTGCCCCTCGACTACCCGCTCACCGAGTGGTCGGCGATCGAGTTCCTCGGCTGGCGCGACCCGAGGTTCCGACAGCGCGCCTACCTGGTGACCGTGCGCGAGGACCGGCCCGTCGGCATCGTGCTGCGCGCCGCGACCACCACCATGTCGCGCCGCCACTCGGCGATCTGCAACCTCTGCCACACCATGCAGCCGGCCGACCAGATCTCGCTGTTCTCCGCGCTGCGCGCGGGCGACGCCGGCCGCCAGGGCAACTCGATCGGCACCTACATCTGCGCCGACCTGTCGTGCTCGGGCAACGTGCGCCTGGGCGCCCCGCTCGCGCCGCACGAGGTGCGCGCCCCGGGGCAGATGGAGCGGCGCATCGCCGACACGCTGCGGCGCACCGAGGCCTTCGTCGACGAGGTGCTGGGGGCGGCCGCCGCCGAGCGCTAG